In the Clostridium beijerinckii genome, one interval contains:
- a CDS encoding response regulator, translated as MNDKILICDDARFMRVTLKNSLEKEGYQVVDEAENGEVLIEKYKKLNPDLILMDITMPVMDGISALSSIMEINPNAKVIICSAMGQGDIVIKAIKTGAKDFIVKPFRNERLIQSVRRVLEN; from the coding sequence ATGAATGACAAAATTTTAATTTGTGATGATGCTAGATTTATGAGAGTTACTTTAAAGAATTCCTTAGAAAAAGAGGGATATCAAGTAGTTGATGAGGCAGAAAATGGAGAAGTGTTGATTGAAAAATATAAGAAATTAAATCCTGATTTAATACTAATGGATATTACAATGCCTGTAATGGATGGAATTAGTGCACTATCATCAATTATGGAGATTAATCCCAATGCAAAGGTGATTATATGTTCTGCGATGGGACAAGGAGATATCGTTATCAAAGCGATAAAAACTGGAGCCAAAGATTTCATTGTTAAACCATTTAGAAATGAAAGATTAATACAATCAGTCAGAAGAGTTTTGGAAAACTGA